A region of Bombilactobacillus folatiphilus DNA encodes the following proteins:
- a CDS encoding YibE/F family protein, with amino-acid sequence MKSKLITLWLVIAFFAAGMVGLWFQSFQGQLVVRVQQVTTVHQEAVKSSNLNHDQRVKQRLKVKQLNGRQRGQTRILFNTYVQSQANTNRYYPGTKLLVHSNKKMHHLSIIGPKRDSTLIVAVFLVLLVLWVLLRQYGLRVILSAIFNLGCFVGALLLMTKWQNQHIWGVTTGLTLIVTVSTLLLVFGYSWQTLIAILATLISTFGAVGFSVLVLKFSHNQGIHFETLDHGIQPFETVFLAETLLGVLGAVMDETSDITASMYQLLQEKNELSSKQLLHSGLTVGQEIIGPLINVLFYIFLAELIPLLVLYLRNGNTLAFSMSRTMTLGYTQTIISALGIVVAVPITAFLAAHLLKKVKQ; translated from the coding sequence TTGAAAAGTAAATTAATAACGTTGTGGCTGGTTATCGCCTTCTTTGCTGCTGGGATGGTTGGTCTGTGGTTTCAAAGTTTTCAAGGACAATTGGTGGTGCGAGTCCAACAAGTAACAACCGTTCATCAAGAAGCTGTGAAGAGTTCCAATTTAAATCATGATCAGCGTGTCAAACAGCGTTTGAAAGTTAAGCAGTTGAATGGTCGCCAACGAGGACAGACGCGGATTTTGTTTAATACGTATGTACAATCGCAGGCTAATACAAATCGTTATTATCCAGGCACCAAATTGTTGGTTCATTCTAACAAAAAGATGCATCATTTAAGCATTATCGGTCCTAAACGTGATTCAACATTAATAGTAGCTGTCTTTTTGGTGTTGTTGGTTTTGTGGGTCTTGCTACGGCAATATGGCTTACGGGTTATTTTGAGTGCGATTTTCAATTTGGGTTGTTTTGTGGGCGCCTTACTATTAATGACGAAATGGCAAAATCAACATATTTGGGGTGTCACGACGGGATTAACATTGATTGTGACTGTTTCGACCTTACTATTAGTGTTTGGTTATTCATGGCAAACGTTAATAGCGATACTGGCAACCTTAATTAGTACTTTTGGTGCTGTAGGTTTCAGTGTGTTGGTGTTGAAATTCAGTCATAATCAAGGTATTCATTTTGAAACTTTGGATCATGGGATTCAACCGTTTGAAACGGTGTTTTTGGCAGAAACCTTGCTAGGTGTTTTGGGCGCAGTAATGGATGAAACCAGTGATATCACAGCTTCAATGTATCAGTTGTTACAAGAAAAAAACGAGTTGTCGTCCAAGCAACTATTACATTCCGGTTTAACTGTAGGACAAGAAATTATTGGACCGCTAATTAATGTCTTATTTTATATCTTTTTAGCGGAATTAATTCCACTGTTAGTCCTTTATTTGCGCAACGGCAACACATTAGCTTTTTCGATGTCACGTACCATGACTTTGGGATATACGCAAACCATCATTAGTGCACTGGGCATTGTTGTGGCGGTCCCCATTACTGCTTTTTTGGCAGCACATTTATTGAAAAAGGTGAAGCAATGA
- the rlmH gene encoding 23S rRNA (pseudouridine(1915)-N(3))-methyltransferase RlmH — MKIKIIGVGKIKKKFFTQGIQEYAKRLRSFCDFDIVEVNDERAPESLSAAQMQQVKDVEGERILNKIKTDEYVFALAIDGRELSSPAFAAQIADLTTYGHSKLTFVIGGSLGLSEQVLARAQKQLSFGRFTMPHQLMRLVLTEQIYRAFMINAGNPYHK, encoded by the coding sequence ATGAAAATTAAGATTATTGGCGTTGGGAAAATTAAAAAGAAGTTTTTTACGCAGGGTATTCAAGAATACGCTAAAAGGTTACGGAGTTTTTGTGACTTTGACATTGTGGAAGTCAATGATGAACGAGCTCCCGAAAGTTTGAGTGCGGCTCAGATGCAACAAGTGAAAGACGTTGAAGGTGAGCGCATTTTGAACAAAATTAAGACTGACGAATATGTTTTTGCGTTAGCGATTGATGGTCGAGAATTATCATCACCAGCTTTTGCTGCCCAAATTGCGGATTTAACCACCTATGGACATAGTAAACTAACTTTTGTCATTGGCGGTTCGTTAGGTTTAAGCGAGCAAGTTTTAGCGCGAGCACAAAAACAGTTGTCATTTGGTCGTTTCACCATGCCGCATCAACTCATGCGCTTAGTTTTGACGGAACAAATTTATCGGGCATTTATGATTAATGCAGGCAATCCTTACCATAAATAG
- the apf gene encoding aggregation-promoting factor, which translates to MKFRQLAVATVLSIVSFFGATQATKADSVYTVKPGDTLSGISMELNHDLSRINQMAADNNIQDINMIYVGQQLLIKDNGEISQATSSDVQNATPVASVQQAVNNNATSYQQPAQAVNNNYGADSAREWIANHESGGSYTAQNGRYYGKYQLDSSYLNGDYSPANQERVANNYVASRYGSWTGAQQFWQSHGWY; encoded by the coding sequence ATGAAATTTAGACAATTAGCCGTAGCAACAGTTTTAAGTATCGTCTCATTCTTCGGTGCTACACAAGCTACTAAAGCTGACAGCGTTTATACAGTTAAACCTGGTGATACTTTATCTGGGATTTCGATGGAACTAAATCATGATTTGAGCCGTATTAATCAGATGGCCGCTGATAATAATATTCAAGATATTAATATGATTTATGTGGGACAACAGTTATTAATTAAAGATAACGGTGAAATTTCACAAGCCACTTCCAGTGATGTCCAAAATGCTACGCCGGTTGCATCTGTTCAACAAGCTGTCAATAATAACGCTACTAGTTACCAACAACCAGCACAGGCTGTAAACAACAATTATGGTGCTGACAGTGCACGTGAATGGATTGCTAACCATGAATCTGGCGGGTCGTATACTGCTCAAAATGGTCGTTATTATGGTAAATATCAATTAGATTCATCCTATTTAAATGGTGATTATTCACCTGCTAATCAGGAACGCGTAGCTAATAATTATGTAGCTTCACGTTATGGTTCTTGGACTGGAGCTCAACAATTTTGGCAAAGTCATGGTTGGTACTAA
- a CDS encoding YibE/F family protein codes for MIYLTGILLALLVLICGRQGLRIFGSLGAGFLCLLILIMLISDEFNPIVVGILFVIGLAFLAIYPNTQNPLVQKTAIVATLSMLLVVFGLTLLAVHFSFSHGFTTEDTEEIEQFVLEVGISFPQIQVVVILISSLGAIAEASIAVSSGVWEIVEQQPQIAAKQLWHAGLEIGRKNIATALNTLLSSFFGSYLTLGLWFIQLHYSLAKIFNNALLVNAALELMVSFGGVLGAVYLSIYYIGHQRRKVKV; via the coding sequence ATGATTTATTTGACAGGGATCTTATTAGCTTTATTGGTTTTAATCTGTGGTCGTCAAGGTTTACGGATTTTTGGTAGTTTAGGAGCCGGCTTTTTGTGTTTATTAATATTAATTATGCTGATTTCCGATGAATTCAATCCAATAGTCGTGGGCATTCTGTTTGTCATTGGGTTGGCCTTTTTGGCAATTTATCCGAATACGCAAAATCCATTGGTGCAAAAAACGGCGATTGTCGCTACTTTAAGTATGTTACTGGTCGTTTTCGGATTGACTCTTTTGGCGGTGCATTTTTCGTTTAGTCACGGATTCACAACGGAAGATACGGAGGAAATTGAGCAGTTTGTCTTAGAAGTGGGGATATCATTTCCACAAATTCAAGTGGTGGTGATATTGATCAGTTCGTTAGGAGCAATTGCAGAAGCCAGCATTGCCGTCAGTTCTGGGGTTTGGGAAATTGTGGAACAGCAACCGCAGATAGCTGCAAAGCAATTGTGGCATGCCGGTTTAGAAATTGGCCGCAAAAATATCGCGACGGCTTTGAATACCTTGCTCTCTAGTTTTTTTGGTAGTTATTTGACGCTGGGCTTATGGTTTATCCAGCTACACTATTCGTTAGCCAAAATTTTTAATAATGCTTTGTTGGTCAATGCGGCTTTAGAATTAATGGTTTCCTTTGGTGGGGTGCTGGGAGCGGTCTATCTATCAATTTATTATATTGGGCACCAACGCCGTAAAGTTAAAGTCTGA
- a CDS encoding heavy metal translocating P-type ATPase, which yields MHYKKLLIIFLIALVAFALQFVFHLNAWAQILITIVGILLAVSMTLEMIKTLRSGKYGVDLLAILAIVSTLAVGQYWASLIILLMLVGGDTLEDYAANRAGSELKALLENAPEQAHIMHDGQIQDLALDDVQVNDQLLIKPGEQVPVDGVVTSGNGDFDESSLTGESKPVEKNVGDSLMSGSINGNTAVEYRATKLAVDSQYQKIIRLVEESQQQPAHFVRLADRYAVPFTIIALIISGIAWIITGDPNRFAQVLVVASPCPLILAAPIALVSGMSRTSRNGIIVKSGTSIEKMALLKEIFFDKTGTITRGQLSLDQVLPESGWTQDQLIQTAASVEQQSNHILATSLLHSYHQQLQQVTQLKEVTAQGVQGYLNQKLVKAGKFSFVAPDLPPQNSDQPTIYISIDRQYAGKITFTDQIRPEAKQTITQLSKLGIKHLRMLTGDNKATALSVAQEVQIPEVDANLLPEDKIKILQNAPQNQRPNAMVGDGVNDAPSLAVADVGIAMGANGSTAASEAADVVIIKDDLSRLIRGLVISRETMTIAKQSVLIGIFICIALMLVAALGLIPTIIGALLQEVIDTISILWALKARHGKTNFN from the coding sequence TTGCACTATAAAAAGTTATTGATCATTTTTTTAATTGCTTTAGTTGCCTTTGCACTGCAATTTGTGTTTCATTTGAATGCTTGGGCACAAATTCTCATTACGATTGTGGGCATTTTACTAGCCGTTTCCATGACCTTAGAGATGATCAAAACCCTGCGTTCTGGCAAATATGGCGTTGATCTGTTGGCCATTTTGGCAATTGTTTCTACCCTGGCTGTCGGTCAATATTGGGCTAGTTTGATTATTTTATTAATGCTGGTCGGTGGCGATACTCTAGAGGATTACGCTGCGAATCGTGCCGGTAGCGAACTGAAGGCTTTATTGGAAAATGCGCCTGAACAAGCACATATTATGCACGATGGTCAAATTCAGGATTTGGCCTTAGATGACGTCCAAGTCAACGATCAATTATTGATCAAACCGGGTGAACAGGTGCCCGTTGACGGCGTTGTGACCAGCGGTAATGGAGATTTTGACGAATCGTCTTTAACTGGTGAATCCAAACCCGTTGAAAAAAATGTTGGTGATTCTTTAATGTCTGGTTCCATTAATGGCAATACGGCCGTGGAATATCGTGCCACCAAATTGGCGGTCGATTCTCAATATCAAAAAATTATCCGATTAGTTGAAGAATCTCAACAACAACCTGCGCATTTTGTCCGCTTGGCTGATCGTTACGCAGTACCATTCACCATTATCGCTTTAATTATTTCGGGAATTGCGTGGATCATCACTGGCGATCCTAATCGTTTCGCCCAAGTTCTGGTCGTGGCTTCACCATGTCCCTTAATTTTAGCTGCGCCAATTGCCTTGGTTTCCGGGATGAGTCGGACCAGCCGAAATGGGATTATTGTCAAAAGCGGAACTTCCATTGAAAAAATGGCCTTATTGAAGGAAATTTTCTTTGATAAAACCGGCACAATCACCCGTGGACAATTGTCGTTAGATCAAGTTTTACCAGAATCTGGCTGGACTCAAGATCAATTGATTCAAACCGCTGCCAGTGTGGAACAGCAATCTAATCATATCTTGGCCACTTCTCTTTTGCATTCTTATCATCAACAATTACAACAAGTCACACAGTTAAAAGAAGTCACCGCGCAAGGAGTTCAAGGTTACTTAAATCAAAAATTAGTCAAAGCTGGTAAATTCAGTTTTGTCGCACCAGATTTACCGCCCCAAAATAGCGATCAACCAACGATTTATATCAGTATTGATCGGCAATATGCAGGCAAAATCACCTTTACAGATCAGATTCGTCCGGAAGCTAAACAAACAATTACCCAATTATCCAAATTAGGTATTAAACATTTACGGATGTTGACCGGAGATAACAAAGCAACCGCACTGAGTGTTGCTCAAGAAGTCCAAATTCCCGAAGTCGATGCTAATTTGTTACCTGAAGACAAGATTAAGATTCTGCAAAATGCCCCCCAAAATCAACGACCGAACGCGATGGTCGGTGATGGCGTTAATGATGCGCCTTCCCTAGCTGTTGCAGATGTAGGTATTGCCATGGGCGCCAACGGATCGACCGCCGCTAGTGAAGCTGCCGATGTTGTCATTATCAAAGACGATTTGAGTCGGTTAATTCGTGGACTCGTGATTTCCCGCGAAACGATGACGATTGCCAAACAATCAGTCTTGATTGGTATTTTTATTTGTATTGCCTTAATGTTGGTGGCGGCCTTGGGATTGATTCCCACCATTATTGGCGCTTTACTTCAAGAAGTAATTGACACCATTTCTATCTTATGGGCGTTAAAAGCACGTCACGGTAAGACTAATTTTAATTAA
- a CDS encoding helix-turn-helix domain-containing protein: MQHIGQTIAKIQKMKNIKVTELIDGIVSRSEYYRFINGQTQLAVDVFFQLLDRLHVTLDEFQYIDNDFQRSDFFLYQDKISDLLTFKKASELHELSEEIKSKYGKDSNSKYQHLAIQAELSSDLILNETHPEKAEPLVKYFDNLEYWSQYDITLFLNCIFAFSNTSIDHFLKSLMKDINNYIYFPGEMSVVVQIHIVLCFLAIVKRLLIKLDVLDTSLNQIDLSPNQLTERVLRDFINGAVSYFHGQLKEGLNQMNKAIEIFTKYDMRRWSTRLIDMKDSVIADVPEE, translated from the coding sequence ATGCAACATATCGGGCAAACTATTGCGAAGATTCAAAAAATGAAGAACATTAAGGTCACAGAATTAATTGATGGTATTGTTTCACGTTCTGAATATTATCGCTTTATTAATGGACAAACCCAACTAGCGGTTGATGTCTTTTTTCAATTATTGGACCGTTTACATGTCACTTTAGATGAATTCCAATATATTGACAATGATTTTCAACGTTCCGATTTTTTCTTATATCAAGATAAAATTTCTGATTTATTAACTTTTAAGAAGGCCTCTGAATTGCATGAATTATCTGAAGAAATTAAGAGTAAGTATGGTAAGGATAGCAATTCTAAATATCAACATTTGGCTATCCAGGCAGAATTGTCCTCCGATTTAATTTTAAATGAAACACATCCCGAAAAAGCCGAACCGCTAGTTAAATATTTTGATAATCTTGAATATTGGTCACAGTACGACATTACTTTATTCTTGAATTGTATCTTTGCTTTTAGTAATACATCTATTGATCATTTCTTGAAATCCTTAATGAAAGATATTAATAATTATATCTATTTTCCTGGTGAAATGAGTGTCGTCGTTCAAATTCATATTGTATTATGTTTTTTGGCGATTGTTAAAAGATTGTTGATCAAATTAGATGTCTTGGATACTTCGTTAAATCAAATTGATTTATCTCCTAACCAATTAACTGAACGTGTATTACGTGATTTTATTAATGGCGCCGTCAGTTATTTTCATGGTCAACTCAAAGAAGGTCTAAATCAGATGAATAAAGCAATTGAAATTTTTACAAAATATGACATGAGACGTTGGTCTACACGCCTGATTGATATGAAAGATTCTGTTATTGCTGATGTTCCTGAAGAATAA